From Myxocyprinus asiaticus isolate MX2 ecotype Aquarium Trade chromosome 49, UBuf_Myxa_2, whole genome shotgun sequence, a single genomic window includes:
- the LOC127438453 gene encoding amphoterin-induced protein 3-like isoform X2 gives MLCAQGVAAPLMLSTFLLQLARANLPSGCLIASDILSCSNLGLNQVPLELPIMVATLDFNHNLLERLEEGSFAGLPNLDTLQLAHNLLSSITPGTFRNTSSIRHLDLSSNQLNVIEQHYFQELVGVKELLLYNNRIVRVESKALSHLSNLRKAYLSHNRLTDFPFFSIQEHSSLITLDLSSNRMPNLPVEDIGALQESIQQGLFLHNNTLNCECSMYSMFKQWEQRGFTSVRDFREDHICLLYGKRRASVRFLQHERFFENCTIKPQLETENLRADTGDSVLLDCKTSLKGKHLAYLWVSPHKEYIAPPGNNNTLRMYANGTLEILAAQVEDSGVYLCMALNHQESRNETREVNVTVVIHHQVEEPFNTGFTTLLGCVVSLVLVLMYLYLTPCRCWCRKQPPPGTPSPANECTAQSSILMPTPPATTEGPGHKPLNKSFCFDPRDVSIQNSVHPAAPCP, from the exons ATGCTGTGTGCTCAGGGTGTGGCTGCACCCCTAATGCTGAGCACTTTCCTGCTTCAGCTGGCCAGGGCAAATCTCCCTTCTGGCTGCCTGATTGCATCCGACATCCTGAGCTGCAGCAACCTCGGCCTCAACCAAGTTCCATTGGAGTTGCCTATAATGGTGGCAACCTTGGACTTTAACCACAACCTTCTTGAACGTCTAGAGGAGGGCAGCTTTGCTGGCCTACCCAATCTTGACACCTTACAGCTGGCACACAATCTGCTGAGCAGCATCACTCCAGGAACCTTCCGGAATACAAGTAGCATTCGCCATCTGGACCTTTCCTCTAATCAGTTGAATGTTATAGAGCAGCACTACTTTCAAGAGTTAGTAGGAGTTAAAGAGTTGCTCCTTTACAATAACCGTATAGTAAGGGTGGAAAGCAAAGCCCTAAGCCATTTGAGTAACCTACGGAAAGCCTACCTGAGCCATAACAGGCTGACAGACTTCCCTTTCTTTTCCATACAGGAACATTCCAGTCTCATTACCCTGGACCTAAGCTCGAACCGCATGCCCAACCTTCCTGTTGAGGACATTGGAGCTTTGCAAGAATCAATACAGCAAGGGTTGTTCCTGCACAACAATACCCTAAATTGCGAGTGCTCCATGTATAgcatgtttaaacaatgggagCAGCGAGGCTTTACCTCAGTGAGAGACTTCCGAGAGGACCATATCTGCTTGCTTTATGGCAAGCGGCGTGCTTCAGTGCGGTTTCTCCAGCATGAGCGATTTTTTGAGAACTGCACAATAAAACCACAACTGGAGACAGAAAATCTGAGAGCAGACACAGGGGATTCAGTGCTGCTGGATTGTAAAACATCACTGAAGGGAAAGCATCTCGCCTACCTGTGGGTGTCCCCACATAAGGAATATATTGCCCCTCCTGGTAATAACAACACACTGCGAATGTATGCAAATGGCACTTTGGAAATCCTGGCAGCGCAAGTGGAGGACTCTGGGGTGTACTTGTGCATGGCTTTGAACCATCAAGAGTCACGCAATGAGACTCGGGAAGTGAATGTAACCGTGGTGATTCACCATCAGGTGGAGGAGCCTTTCAACACTGGCTTTACAACCCTTCTGGGCTGCGTTGTCAGCCTGGTTCTGGTCCTAATGTACCTCTACTTGACACCTTGCCGCTGCTGGTGCCGCAAGCAGCCCCCACCAGGGACACCAAGCCCTGCAAATGAATGCACCGCCCAGTCATCTATCCTGATGCCCACGCCACCTGCCACCACAGAGGGTCCCGGCCACAAG CCTCTTAATAAATCCTTTTGCTTCGACCCCAGAG ATGTGTCAATCCAAAACAGCGTTCACCCTGCAGCCCCCTGTCCCTGA
- the LOC127438453 gene encoding amphoterin-induced protein 3-like isoform X1, giving the protein MLCAQGVAAPLMLSTFLLQLARANLPSGCLIASDILSCSNLGLNQVPLELPIMVATLDFNHNLLERLEEGSFAGLPNLDTLQLAHNLLSSITPGTFRNTSSIRHLDLSSNQLNVIEQHYFQELVGVKELLLYNNRIVRVESKALSHLSNLRKAYLSHNRLTDFPFFSIQEHSSLITLDLSSNRMPNLPVEDIGALQESIQQGLFLHNNTLNCECSMYSMFKQWEQRGFTSVRDFREDHICLLYGKRRASVRFLQHERFFENCTIKPQLETENLRADTGDSVLLDCKTSLKGKHLAYLWVSPHKEYIAPPGNNNTLRMYANGTLEILAAQVEDSGVYLCMALNHQESRNETREVNVTVVIHHQVEEPFNTGFTTLLGCVVSLVLVLMYLYLTPCRCWCRKQPPPGTPSPANECTAQSSILMPTPPATTEGPGHKVSNNKHVVFLEPIKEAQNGRPRAAMAHEHPKLAVTQSDADSVTSVFSDTTIVP; this is encoded by the coding sequence ATGCTGTGTGCTCAGGGTGTGGCTGCACCCCTAATGCTGAGCACTTTCCTGCTTCAGCTGGCCAGGGCAAATCTCCCTTCTGGCTGCCTGATTGCATCCGACATCCTGAGCTGCAGCAACCTCGGCCTCAACCAAGTTCCATTGGAGTTGCCTATAATGGTGGCAACCTTGGACTTTAACCACAACCTTCTTGAACGTCTAGAGGAGGGCAGCTTTGCTGGCCTACCCAATCTTGACACCTTACAGCTGGCACACAATCTGCTGAGCAGCATCACTCCAGGAACCTTCCGGAATACAAGTAGCATTCGCCATCTGGACCTTTCCTCTAATCAGTTGAATGTTATAGAGCAGCACTACTTTCAAGAGTTAGTAGGAGTTAAAGAGTTGCTCCTTTACAATAACCGTATAGTAAGGGTGGAAAGCAAAGCCCTAAGCCATTTGAGTAACCTACGGAAAGCCTACCTGAGCCATAACAGGCTGACAGACTTCCCTTTCTTTTCCATACAGGAACATTCCAGTCTCATTACCCTGGACCTAAGCTCGAACCGCATGCCCAACCTTCCTGTTGAGGACATTGGAGCTTTGCAAGAATCAATACAGCAAGGGTTGTTCCTGCACAACAATACCCTAAATTGCGAGTGCTCCATGTATAgcatgtttaaacaatgggagCAGCGAGGCTTTACCTCAGTGAGAGACTTCCGAGAGGACCATATCTGCTTGCTTTATGGCAAGCGGCGTGCTTCAGTGCGGTTTCTCCAGCATGAGCGATTTTTTGAGAACTGCACAATAAAACCACAACTGGAGACAGAAAATCTGAGAGCAGACACAGGGGATTCAGTGCTGCTGGATTGTAAAACATCACTGAAGGGAAAGCATCTCGCCTACCTGTGGGTGTCCCCACATAAGGAATATATTGCCCCTCCTGGTAATAACAACACACTGCGAATGTATGCAAATGGCACTTTGGAAATCCTGGCAGCGCAAGTGGAGGACTCTGGGGTGTACTTGTGCATGGCTTTGAACCATCAAGAGTCACGCAATGAGACTCGGGAAGTGAATGTAACCGTGGTGATTCACCATCAGGTGGAGGAGCCTTTCAACACTGGCTTTACAACCCTTCTGGGCTGCGTTGTCAGCCTGGTTCTGGTCCTAATGTACCTCTACTTGACACCTTGCCGCTGCTGGTGCCGCAAGCAGCCCCCACCAGGGACACCAAGCCCTGCAAATGAATGCACCGCCCAGTCATCTATCCTGATGCCCACGCCACCTGCCACCACAGAGGGTCCCGGCCACAAGGTCAGTAACAACAAACATGTGGTCTTTCTGGAACCCATCAAGGAGGCACAGAATGGGAGGCCACGGGCAGCAATGGCCCATGAGCACCCCAAGCTGGCAGTAACGCAGAGCGATGCCGACTCTGTCACCTCCGTCTTCTCAGACACCACTATTGTGCCATAG
- the LOC127438453 gene encoding amphoterin-induced protein 3-like isoform X3 → MLCAQGVAAPLMLSTFLLQLARANLPSGCLIASDILSCSNLGLNQVPLELPIMVATLDFNHNLLERLEEGSFAGLPNLDTLQLAHNLLSSITPGTFRNTSSIRHLDLSSNQLNVIEQHYFQELVGVKELLLYNNRIVRVESKALSHLSNLRKAYLSHNRLTDFPFFSIQEHSSLITLDLSSNRMPNLPVEDIGALQESIQQGLFLHNNTLNCECSMYSMFKQWEQRGFTSVRDFREDHICLLYGKRRASVRFLQHERFFENCTIKPQLETENLRADTGDSVLLDCKTSLKGKHLAYLWVSPHKEYIAPPGNNNTLRMYANGTLEILAAQVEDSGVYLCMALNHQESRNETREVNVTVVIHHQVEEPFNTGFTTLLGCVVSLVLVLMYLYLTPCRCWCRKQPPPGTPSPANECTAQSSILMPTPPATTEGPGHKMCQSKTAFTLQPPVPDIWTTRSNPQ, encoded by the exons ATGCTGTGTGCTCAGGGTGTGGCTGCACCCCTAATGCTGAGCACTTTCCTGCTTCAGCTGGCCAGGGCAAATCTCCCTTCTGGCTGCCTGATTGCATCCGACATCCTGAGCTGCAGCAACCTCGGCCTCAACCAAGTTCCATTGGAGTTGCCTATAATGGTGGCAACCTTGGACTTTAACCACAACCTTCTTGAACGTCTAGAGGAGGGCAGCTTTGCTGGCCTACCCAATCTTGACACCTTACAGCTGGCACACAATCTGCTGAGCAGCATCACTCCAGGAACCTTCCGGAATACAAGTAGCATTCGCCATCTGGACCTTTCCTCTAATCAGTTGAATGTTATAGAGCAGCACTACTTTCAAGAGTTAGTAGGAGTTAAAGAGTTGCTCCTTTACAATAACCGTATAGTAAGGGTGGAAAGCAAAGCCCTAAGCCATTTGAGTAACCTACGGAAAGCCTACCTGAGCCATAACAGGCTGACAGACTTCCCTTTCTTTTCCATACAGGAACATTCCAGTCTCATTACCCTGGACCTAAGCTCGAACCGCATGCCCAACCTTCCTGTTGAGGACATTGGAGCTTTGCAAGAATCAATACAGCAAGGGTTGTTCCTGCACAACAATACCCTAAATTGCGAGTGCTCCATGTATAgcatgtttaaacaatgggagCAGCGAGGCTTTACCTCAGTGAGAGACTTCCGAGAGGACCATATCTGCTTGCTTTATGGCAAGCGGCGTGCTTCAGTGCGGTTTCTCCAGCATGAGCGATTTTTTGAGAACTGCACAATAAAACCACAACTGGAGACAGAAAATCTGAGAGCAGACACAGGGGATTCAGTGCTGCTGGATTGTAAAACATCACTGAAGGGAAAGCATCTCGCCTACCTGTGGGTGTCCCCACATAAGGAATATATTGCCCCTCCTGGTAATAACAACACACTGCGAATGTATGCAAATGGCACTTTGGAAATCCTGGCAGCGCAAGTGGAGGACTCTGGGGTGTACTTGTGCATGGCTTTGAACCATCAAGAGTCACGCAATGAGACTCGGGAAGTGAATGTAACCGTGGTGATTCACCATCAGGTGGAGGAGCCTTTCAACACTGGCTTTACAACCCTTCTGGGCTGCGTTGTCAGCCTGGTTCTGGTCCTAATGTACCTCTACTTGACACCTTGCCGCTGCTGGTGCCGCAAGCAGCCCCCACCAGGGACACCAAGCCCTGCAAATGAATGCACCGCCCAGTCATCTATCCTGATGCCCACGCCACCTGCCACCACAGAGGGTCCCGGCCACAAG ATGTGTCAATCCAAAACAGCGTTCACCCTGCAGCCCCCTGTCCCTGACATATGGACCACACGTTCAAATCCACAATAA